One Aciduliprofundum boonei T469 genomic region harbors:
- a CDS encoding S-adenosyl-l-methionine hydroxide adenosyltransferase family protein, producing the protein MITLTTDFGYKDHYVGVMKGVILKINPHAKIVDITHNVERHSIRHAAYVLNAILPYFPPAVHVFVVDPGVGTERKGIAAKIENSWYVGPDNGILTYVAHKVSEVYELQIEPESTTFHGRDVFAPAAAYIDMGNFEILKKTENFEIFEYRKAARNENRINCEVIHIDHFGNVITNVPKEMVKDAKGIEVIGKTVRFLPSYGHAKKGELIALVNSENFLEFAVNQGDASKRLALEVGDKMEIIVQQ; encoded by the coding sequence GATATTGAAGATAAATCCCCATGCAAAAATAGTTGATATAACACATAATGTGGAGAGGCATAGCATAAGGCATGCTGCGTATGTGCTAAATGCCATTTTGCCCTATTTTCCTCCAGCGGTTCATGTTTTTGTGGTTGATCCGGGAGTGGGAACTGAGAGAAAGGGCATAGCGGCGAAGATTGAAAATTCTTGGTATGTTGGTCCAGATAATGGAATATTAACTTATGTTGCTCATAAAGTTTCTGAGGTTTACGAACTTCAAATTGAGCCTGAGAGCACCACATTTCATGGCAGGGATGTATTTGCTCCTGCCGCTGCATACATTGATATGGGCAATTTTGAAATTTTAAAAAAGACGGAGAATTTTGAGATTTTTGAGTATAGAAAGGCGGCGAGGAATGAAAATAGGATAAATTGCGAGGTAATTCACATAGATCACTTTGGAAATGTAATTACTAATGTGCCAAAGGAAATGGTTAAAGATGCCAAAGGAATTGAAGTAATAGGAAAAACTGTGAGATTTTTACCATCTTACGGCCATGCTAAAAAGGGTGAATTAATCGCTTTGGTAAACAGCGAGAATTTTCTGGAATTTGCTGTTAATCAGGGAGATGCTTCAAAGAGGTTAGCATTGGAAGTTGGAGATAAGATGGAAATCATAGTTCAGCAGTGA